A stretch of Pseudomonadota bacterium DNA encodes these proteins:
- the lepB gene encoding signal peptidase I, whose translation MRRFFGWFRVRARAEIIPILLSLAVALLVRTAVAETYFVPTPSMVPTLLVGDQLMVSKVAYGYSRFSLPVDLDLFRGRILARPPERGDVVVFRLPRDTAQVYVKRLIGLPGDRIEVAGDGSLSINGEPAQLEPIRDLALAGPGAPLHGREYWETLPQGPRHRILRILERAHGSASGRFVVPDGQYFMMGDNRDDSLDSRYAEDAGGVGYVPAENLIGPVMIVYASIDERASFWRPWEWPAMIRFGRMMQRIE comes from the coding sequence ATGCGGCGTTTCTTCGGTTGGTTTCGCGTGAGGGCGAGAGCCGAGATCATTCCGATCCTGTTGAGCCTGGCGGTTGCGCTCTTGGTGCGCACGGCAGTGGCGGAGACCTATTTCGTGCCCACGCCGTCCATGGTACCGACCCTGCTCGTAGGCGATCAGCTCATGGTCTCCAAAGTCGCCTATGGCTATAGCCGCTTCTCCTTGCCGGTGGACCTCGATCTCTTTCGCGGCCGGATCCTGGCTCGGCCGCCCGAGCGGGGCGACGTGGTGGTCTTTCGCCTGCCGCGGGACACCGCCCAAGTTTACGTGAAGCGGCTGATCGGCCTACCCGGCGACCGGATCGAGGTGGCCGGGGACGGCAGCCTCTCGATCAATGGCGAGCCGGCGCAATTGGAGCCGATCCGCGATCTCGCATTGGCGGGCCCCGGCGCTCCGCTCCATGGGCGCGAATATTGGGAGACGCTGCCGCAAGGCCCGCGCCACCGCATCCTCCGCATTTTGGAGCGCGCCCATGGAAGCGCCAGCGGCCGCTTCGTGGTGCCCGACGGGCAGTATTTCATGATGGGCGACAACCGCGACGACTCCCTCGACAGCCGCTATGCCGAGGACGCGGGCGGGGTCGGCTATGTGCCGGCGGAGAACCTCATCGGCCCGGTCATGATCGTCTATGCCTCGATCGACGAGCGTGCATCCTTCTGGCGCCCCTGGGAATGGCCGGCGATGATCCGCTTCGGGCGGATGATGCAGCGGATCGAATAA
- a CDS encoding extracellular solute-binding protein: MTSKPRSGKGVDRRTALKLAAGAGLASAGGFGFARPAKAADVTLNVWTGYPELVPYYKAVADEYAKTHAGFKINLLSTSLREHEQKLSAAMPTGTGPDIFDVGANISIKFAGANLLKPNSAEIDQYMKANWSKYTIDFLSFKGKTYGIPLLEGRAAMYWNKAMFKEAGVNGPPTTFGELIEAAQKIVKIDSTGKMTRSGISMRLSGQGSGITEKFRFVLEPAGGKFIEETKSGKWHNGYDNEAGRNALQLYVDIVQKLKVDDPKVPHDADAFANGTTAMLFREAWVIGEIQKKSPTLDFGVAPIPRWDAKSPYKMLVQPWAVYVSGKSKNEAASWDFLKFLSQPNNARLITEMTGWGCNRQGVDWTPLLKKTPQFEVFVQPPKDVQTFSDPVIAVFDELESRAADKLPGLYVDSSLNGNPAKVAEAIKALAAQTDSILKTAGIYGTS, encoded by the coding sequence ATGACCAGCAAGCCCAGATCTGGCAAGGGAGTCGACCGTCGAACCGCCTTGAAGCTCGCCGCCGGCGCCGGGTTGGCGAGTGCTGGCGGGTTCGGCTTTGCGCGTCCGGCCAAGGCCGCCGACGTCACCCTCAATGTGTGGACGGGATATCCCGAGCTGGTGCCCTACTACAAGGCGGTCGCCGACGAGTACGCAAAGACCCATGCCGGCTTCAAGATCAACCTGCTCTCCACCTCCTTGCGCGAGCATGAGCAGAAATTGTCGGCGGCGATGCCGACCGGCACCGGCCCCGACATCTTCGACGTCGGCGCCAACATCTCGATCAAGTTCGCCGGCGCCAACCTGCTGAAGCCGAACTCGGCCGAGATCGACCAGTACATGAAGGCGAACTGGAGCAAGTATACGATCGACTTCCTGTCGTTCAAGGGCAAGACCTACGGCATCCCGCTGCTCGAGGGCCGCGCCGCCATGTACTGGAACAAGGCGATGTTCAAGGAGGCAGGCGTCAACGGTCCGCCGACCACCTTCGGCGAGCTCATCGAGGCGGCGCAGAAGATCGTCAAGATCGACTCCACCGGCAAGATGACCCGGAGCGGCATCAGCATGCGGCTGTCCGGTCAGGGCAGCGGCATCACCGAGAAGTTCCGCTTCGTGCTCGAGCCCGCCGGCGGCAAGTTCATCGAGGAGACCAAGAGCGGCAAGTGGCATAACGGCTACGACAACGAGGCCGGCCGCAACGCCCTCCAGCTCTATGTCGACATCGTGCAGAAGCTCAAGGTCGACGACCCGAAGGTCCCGCACGATGCCGACGCCTTCGCCAACGGCACAACGGCCATGCTGTTCCGCGAGGCCTGGGTCATCGGCGAGATCCAGAAGAAGAGCCCCACTCTCGACTTCGGCGTGGCGCCGATCCCGCGCTGGGACGCGAAGAGCCCGTACAAGATGCTGGTGCAGCCCTGGGCCGTCTATGTCAGCGGCAAGAGCAAGAACGAGGCGGCATCCTGGGACTTCCTCAAATTCCTCTCGCAGCCGAACAATGCGCGGCTGATCACCGAGATGACCGGATGGGGCTGCAACCGCCAGGGTGTGGATTGGACGCCCTTGCTGAAGAAGACCCCGCAGTTCGAGGTCTTCGTGCAGCCGCCGAAGGACGTCCAGACCTTCTCCGATCCGGTCATTGCCGTCTTCGACGAGCTCGAGAGCCGGGCCGCCGACAAGCTCCCCGGGCTCTACGTCGATTCGAGCCTCAACGGCAATCCGGCAAAGGTCGCCGAGGCGATCAAGGCGCTGGCGGCGCAGACGGACAGCATCCTCAAGACGGCCGGCATCTACGGCACGAGTTGA
- a CDS encoding sugar ABC transporter permease, protein MSAPMQDAPNSIAIAEGRQRDLHARLRRAYLAWVDMYVSRGQWRVMTFCYLALLPVLVLFGYVRVLPTINAFILSVYKWELIDPIRPFVGLDNYWGLLEDENFLLALKNTLIFSPSVVVASTLLSLPLALFLARKGKLSVVYQTIYFLPVITPLVPVSIAWKWIYDYNYGLLNYGLSLVGLPAVAWLTDADIALWALVIMSVWKHLGQNLVFFLVGIRNIPSVYLEAAMIDGADAWQQFRYITLPLLRPILLFVVVTSTINAFTVFTQVYVMTLGSQAAPGQAVRVIALDIYYNAFQYLHMGYASAESVLLFIMVLAFTIIQFRLARSQKEGLDG, encoded by the coding sequence GTGTCCGCACCGATGCAAGACGCTCCCAACAGCATAGCCATCGCCGAAGGCCGCCAGCGCGACCTGCACGCGCGCTTGCGCCGGGCCTATCTGGCTTGGGTGGACATGTATGTGTCCCGCGGCCAATGGCGGGTGATGACGTTCTGCTATCTGGCGCTGCTGCCGGTGCTGGTGCTGTTCGGCTATGTGCGCGTGCTGCCGACCATCAACGCCTTCATCCTCAGCGTCTACAAATGGGAGCTGATCGACCCGATCCGGCCGTTCGTCGGCCTCGACAACTATTGGGGATTGCTGGAGGACGAGAACTTCCTGCTCGCCCTCAAGAACACCTTGATCTTCTCGCCTTCGGTGGTGGTCGCCAGCACGTTGCTGTCGCTGCCGCTGGCACTTTTCCTGGCGCGCAAGGGCAAGCTCTCGGTCGTCTACCAGACGATCTACTTCCTCCCCGTGATCACGCCCCTTGTGCCGGTCTCGATCGCCTGGAAATGGATCTACGATTACAACTACGGCCTCCTCAACTACGGGCTGTCGCTGGTGGGGCTGCCGGCGGTCGCCTGGCTCACCGACGCGGACATCGCCCTCTGGGCCCTCGTCATCATGAGCGTCTGGAAGCACCTCGGCCAAAATCTCGTGTTCTTCCTCGTCGGCATCCGCAACATCCCCTCGGTCTATCTCGAGGCGGCGATGATCGACGGCGCCGATGCCTGGCAGCAGTTCCGCTACATAACGCTGCCCTTGTTGCGGCCGATCCTGCTCTTCGTGGTGGTGACCTCGACCATCAATGCCTTCACAGTCTTCACCCAGGTCTATGTGATGACGCTCGGATCGCAGGCGGCACCCGGGCAGGCGGTGCGGGTGATCGCGCTCGACATCTACTACAACGCCTTCCAATACCTGCACATGGGCTACGCCTCGGCGGAGTCGGTGCTGCTGTTCATCATGGTCCTGGCGTTCACCATCATCCAGTTCCGCCTCGCCCGCAGCCAAAAGGAGGGGTTGGATGGTTAG
- a CDS encoding carbohydrate ABC transporter permease — MVRPEDDSGPVTRPTSLGRLLNGIGHIILAVGAIFMVLPILWMVSTSFKPPTEVSLWPPELIPSQPTWDNYTGIFDDAPFHVYFLNSVGYSLVATISVMVTSLLAGAIFGKYNFPGRVFLFMVIIATAIVPFEAYIIPLYIQIIDLDWVNTPQGIVLPTLFLSFGVFLLRQHVSSAIPTELLEAGRVDGASEWWILRRVITPLSAPALSAIGIFAFIQAWGAFFWPLIVANDQDLFNMELGLQIFQFRFSADYGKLMAGSVISTLPMLIAFLVLRRRIIESVALSGLKG; from the coding sequence ATGGTTAGACCAGAAGATGATTCCGGGCCGGTCACGCGGCCAACGTCGCTCGGGCGCTTGCTGAATGGGATCGGTCACATCATCTTGGCCGTCGGTGCCATCTTCATGGTGCTGCCGATCCTGTGGATGGTGTCGACCTCGTTCAAGCCGCCGACCGAGGTGTCGCTCTGGCCGCCGGAGCTCATTCCTAGCCAGCCCACCTGGGACAACTACACCGGCATCTTCGACGATGCGCCGTTCCATGTGTATTTTCTGAACAGTGTCGGCTACTCGCTCGTGGCGACGATCAGCGTGATGGTGACCTCGCTGCTCGCCGGTGCCATCTTCGGCAAGTACAACTTTCCCGGTCGCGTCTTCCTCTTCATGGTGATCATCGCGACCGCGATCGTGCCATTCGAGGCCTACATCATCCCGCTCTACATCCAGATCATCGATCTGGATTGGGTCAATACGCCCCAGGGCATCGTGCTCCCGACCCTGTTCCTCAGCTTCGGGGTGTTTCTCCTGCGCCAGCACGTCTCTTCGGCCATACCGACCGAGCTCCTGGAAGCCGGCCGCGTCGACGGGGCTTCGGAATGGTGGATCTTGCGGAGGGTGATCACGCCCTTGTCGGCGCCGGCCTTGAGCGCCATCGGCATCTTCGCTTTCATCCAGGCCTGGGGCGCGTTCTTTTGGCCGCTGATCGTGGCGAACGATCAGGATTTGTTCAACATGGAGCTTGGCCTGCAGATCTTCCAATTCCGCTTCAGCGCCGACTACGGCAAGCTGATGGCGGGTTCGGTCATCTCCACCCTACCGATGCTGATCGCCTTCCTCGTCCTCCGCCGGCGCATCATCGAGAGCGTGGCTCTCTCCGGCCTCAAGGGCTAG
- a CDS encoding DUF2252 family protein produces MTSIGAATRSYEAWLRRELKVREADLALKHRLMASGVLPFLRGTFYRWVSLWHERCPELTDAPSVLAVGDLHIENFGTWRDAEGRLVWGINDVDEAASMPYTIDLVRLATSAVLAAKDRHLTMSAKALCKAILKGYRTSLASGGRAFVLEEGQPALRAIALSAEREPDRYWQHLASLRPVAAPATVRDLIAAQLPGPLALFRTVRRVAGIGSLGRPRYVGIGLWHGAYVAHEAKAMLPSAYDWALDRPTARIRGAEILARAVRCPDPFLTIGDRWQLRRLGPHCSRIELAMLPERRDERHLLEAMGWETANLHLGSPKAAALAAADLERRPKFWLFEAAKRMAKATTADWQEWRRR; encoded by the coding sequence ATGACGAGCATCGGCGCCGCAACGCGTTCCTACGAAGCCTGGCTCCGCCGCGAGCTCAAGGTGCGCGAAGCCGATCTCGCGCTCAAGCATCGCTTGATGGCATCGGGGGTGCTGCCGTTCCTCCGCGGCACGTTCTACCGCTGGGTCTCGCTTTGGCATGAGCGCTGCCCCGAGCTCACTGACGCACCCAGCGTGCTCGCCGTCGGCGATCTCCATATCGAGAATTTCGGCACCTGGCGCGACGCCGAGGGGCGGCTCGTCTGGGGCATCAACGACGTGGATGAGGCCGCGTCCATGCCCTACACCATCGATCTCGTGCGTCTGGCGACGAGCGCGGTGCTTGCCGCCAAGGATCGGCATTTGACCATGTCGGCGAAGGCCCTGTGCAAGGCCATTCTCAAGGGCTACCGGACGTCGCTCGCGAGCGGCGGCCGCGCCTTCGTGCTCGAGGAGGGCCAACCAGCGCTTCGCGCCATCGCCCTCTCGGCCGAGCGCGAGCCGGACCGGTATTGGCAACACCTGGCGAGCCTCCGCCCGGTGGCGGCCCCGGCGACGGTGCGCGACCTCATTGCCGCGCAGCTTCCGGGTCCGCTCGCCCTGTTCAGGACCGTCCGTCGCGTCGCCGGCATCGGCAGTCTCGGCCGGCCGCGCTATGTCGGGATCGGCCTCTGGCATGGTGCCTATGTGGCGCACGAAGCGAAGGCGATGCTGCCCTCGGCCTATGACTGGGCACTCGACCGCCCGACGGCGAGGATCCGCGGCGCCGAGATTCTCGCCCGCGCCGTGCGGTGTCCCGATCCGTTCCTGACGATCGGCGACCGCTGGCAGCTGCGCCGCCTGGGGCCGCACTGCTCGCGCATCGAGCTTGCGATGCTGCCCGAGCGGCGCGACGAGCGGCATCTCCTCGAGGCCATGGGTTGGGAGACCGCAAATCTGCACCTCGGCAGCCCCAAGGCTGCCGCCCTGGCGGCGGCCGATCTGGAGCGGCGCCCGAAATTCTGGCTCTTCGAGGCAGCCAAGCGCATGGCAAAGGCGACAACGGCGGACTGGCAGGAGTGGCGCCGGCGCTAG